The genomic region ATTCTTGGTTTGGAAAAGACTTTGAGCCCTTTCAACATTTGTACATCACGATGGCACGCGCCATTGAGTTTCGACTCCCTCTGATTCGTTCGACCAATACCGGAATTTCCACGATGATCACCGCGGGCGGAAAAATGCAGACGTTTTCGCCTCGACATGAAGAGTGGGTGGGAATGTTTCGTATTCCTTACCGCGAGAACCCACCCCCCACGGTCTACTCCTATTTTGCGGGGCTATGGCACTGGATCATTCTCGCTTTATTTCTCTGCGTTTTCCTTGGAGGCATGTATGCAGCAAAAGTTTCTGCAAAATCTAGAAACGATTGATTGGCCAAAGATCGTTCGCCACCTCGCCTCGTTCGCCACCAGCAGCGAGGCTCGCGATCTTCTCCATCAAACGTCTCCGCTAGAGTCTCAAGCCCTTGCGCAGGCGAATTTTCAGCGCATTGCCGAGGCGCAAGAGCTTTTAAGTGCCGGCGAACGGCCTTTTATGGAAAGTCTTGATCTTTATCACTCGTGGTTCCATCGCCTCGAAAAGCAATCTCAGTTGAAACCGCTCGAACTCAAAGACATTCGCCTATTTTTTTTAGAGGCTTTGTCTTTACGTAAAATTATCACAACCAATCCTAAAGATTGGAGTAAGACGATCGCGGAAAGCTTAATCGATGCCGAAGAACCACTCTCCGCGATCGATCATTTGATCACCCCTCAAGCGGAGATTCGCATCGATGCCAGCGAAAAACTTTACAATCTCTATAATGAGAAAAAGGCCCAGACTCATAAAATTCAAAATACGCTCAATTCCATAGTTAGAAAGAACGACAACGATAATTACCTGCAAGAAAAATTCGTGACCAATCGCGAGGGTCGATGGGTGATTCCCGTAAAGAGCGGCATGCGCTACGAGGTCCCTGGAATCATTCATGCGACGAGTACGACAAAACAAACCGTTTTCGTCGAACCTCAAGATGTTGTTCCCTTGAACAATCAACTGAAACGCATCGAAGCAGAGATCGAAGAAGAGATCGAGAACTTACTCAATCAAATTTCTCGCTATCTTCAATCGCTTCTGACGGATATCATCACCACTAAAGAGTTAATGCTTGAGTGTGATGTTCGATTCGCGCAAGCTCAGTTCAGTGGGGCTCTCAACGCGCGGCCCGTGATTTTTTCCGACGAAGAAATGGAATTGGCTGAAGTTCGCCATCCCATCATGATTATCAATTCCGAAAAAGTGATTCCCAACACGGTTCGCTTAAACACCAAGGAACGAATCCTTCTCCTGTCTGGCCCGAACGCCGGTGGAAAAACAGTTCTTCTCAAGTGCTGTGGCATTGCCGCGCAGATGGCTCGTTGTGGGTTACCGATTTGTGCGTCCGAGAACTCGCGCATTCCTTTCTTTAAAGATATTATCGTCGCGGTGGGAGACTCGCAGAGTGTGGATTCGCAACTGAGCACTTTTGTGGGTCACCTCAAAGCGCTAAATGCCGCTTGCGAAGTGACTGGTCCATCTTCGTTGATTTTGATCGACGAAATCTGTGGCTCTACGGATCCCGAAGAGGGCTCGGCATTGGCGCGCGGATTTATCCAATTTTATTCACAGAACCAATCCTTTGCGGTGATTACGTCTCACTTAGGCCCCCTCAAGGCCGGCTGGAAAGAGGACTCGGGAGTTGTGAATGGCTCTATGGAATACAATCGCAGTACGGGATCTTCGACTTATCATTTCGTCAAAGGTTTACCGGGACAATCCTTAGCTTTCAGCACCGCAAAACGCGTCGGCGTTAAAAGCGAAGTTTTCGAAATGGCGCAAAAATATTTAAGCCCGGAAACACGACTGCGCTTAGAGGCCTTGGATGATATCGAAAAGCTCAAGGGCCAAGCTCGCGAAATGCGCGAGGAGCTCGAAGCGAAAATTCGCGAGACTCAGGTCGAAAA from Bdellovibrionales bacterium harbors:
- a CDS encoding Smr/MutS family protein; this encodes MQQKFLQNLETIDWPKIVRHLASFATSSEARDLLHQTSPLESQALAQANFQRIAEAQELLSAGERPFMESLDLYHSWFHRLEKQSQLKPLELKDIRLFFLEALSLRKIITTNPKDWSKTIAESLIDAEEPLSAIDHLITPQAEIRIDASEKLYNLYNEKKAQTHKIQNTLNSIVRKNDNDNYLQEKFVTNREGRWVIPVKSGMRYEVPGIIHATSTTKQTVFVEPQDVVPLNNQLKRIEAEIEEEIENLLNQISRYLQSLLTDIITTKELMLECDVRFAQAQFSGALNARPVIFSDEEMELAEVRHPIMIINSEKVIPNTVRLNTKERILLLSGPNAGGKTVLLKCCGIAAQMARCGLPICASENSRIPFFKDIIVAVGDSQSVDSQLSTFVGHLKALNAACEVTGPSSLILIDEICGSTDPEEGSALARGFIQFYSQNQSFAVITSHLGPLKAGWKEDSGVVNGSMEYNRSTGSSTYHFVKGLPGQSLAFSTAKRVGVKSEVFEMAQKYLSPETRLRLEALDDIEKLKGQAREMREELEAKIRETQVEKENMLKRLKDFDRDREKLLREEVNKLKDKFVEESKKSNLQKIFTDHERRSNIVLDFPEIIKAPAEETYTLEKFTKAFPPGSPVYINSLQRDGVVQSAPNKQGEVQILAGSMRMAVSWEDLKPPKRATNPLNKRNMNTPVHFEIADKGDTLDVRGKNVATAIEDLESFLDSALIRRHERVKVVHGHGSEALKKAIRNHLSRSIYVNRWASTMDSNGDDGSTWIYLALE